The genomic DNA GTGCTCGACGCGCGCCGCGCTGCCGGTCTCGCGCATCGCGTGGGCGCGAAGCTGCTGCTCGACGGCTGCCAGGCGGTGCCGCGCATGCCGGTCGACGTCGCCGCGCTCGGCTGCGATTTCTACGTTTTCTCCGGCCACAAGCTTTACGGGCCGACCGGGATCGGCGTGCTGTGGGGCCGTGCCGAACTGCTCGACGCCATGCCGCCGTGGCAGGGCGGCGGCGCGATGATCGACAAGGTGAGCTTCGCGCGCACGACGTATGCGCCGCCGCCGGCGCGGTTCGAGGCGGGGACGCCGCATGTCGTCGGCGTCGTCGGGCTGCACGCCGCGATCGATTATGTGACGGGTATCGGCCTCGACGCCATCGCCGCGCACGAGGCGGCGCTCGTTGCCGAGACGCGCGCGATGCTGTCGCGGATCAATGCGATCCGGCTGTTCGGACCGGAGGATTCGGCCGGCATCGTTAGCTTCGGACTAGAGGGGGTGCATCCTCACGACATCGGCACCATATTGGACGAGGCGCAGGTCGCGGTCCGCGCCGGGCATCACTGCGCGCAGCCGCTGATGGCATTGCTGGGGGTGGACGCCACCGCGCGCGCCAGCTTCGGCGTCTATAACGGGCCGCGCGATGTCGAGATGCTGGGCGCGGGGCTGGAGCGGGTGGCGCGGATTTTCGCCTGAAGGACGGGAATGAACGAAGAGCGCAAGATCGAGGTGGAGGAAGTCGCGGAGGCCGCGAAGCCGCCGCGCGCGCGCGTCGAGGATGCGCCGCGCGAGAGCGCCGCCGCGACCTTCGAGCGCAAGCGCGACTATCTCGAAGGCTTTCTCTCGCAGAAGCCGGTGGAGACAGCCCCGCAGGCGGTGGGCGGCGATCTCTATGAAGCGGTGATTGCGGCGCTGAAGGAAATCTACGATCCCGAAATCCCGGTGAACATCTACGACCTCGGCCTGATCTACGACGTGCAGATCAGCCCCGAGAATCACGCCAAGGTGATCATGACGCTGACGACGCCACATTGCCCGGTGGCGGAATCGATGCCGGGCGAGATCGAACTGCGCGTCGGCGCGGTGCCGGGGGTGGGCGACGCCGAGGTCGAGCTGGTCTGGGATCCGCCGTGGGATCCGCAGAAGATGAGCGACGAGGCGAAGCTGGAACTGGGGATGTTGTGACAACGAGCCCTCCCCCTTGATGGGGGAGGGTTGGGTGGGGGAGGAGTTGGAGACGTTTGCGGCTTTTCCGGAGATGCCACCCCACCCCTAACCCCTCCCCATCAAGGGGAGGGGGACAGGAGCTGAGATGACCGAAGTGAAAACCCGCGCGCGTCCTGCCGCGCTCACCCTCACCCCCGCTGCGGAGGCGCGGATCGCTGCGCTGATGGCGGAGGCGCCTGCCGGCACCGTGGGCGTCCGGCTCTCCACGCCGCGGCGCGGGTGCTCGGGCCTCGCTTATTCGGTCGATTACGTGCCCGAGGAAAAGCCGTTCGACGAGAAGATCGAGACGCCGGGCGGCATTTTCTACGTCGACGGCGCCAGCATCCTCTATCTCATCGGCAGCGTGATGGACTGGGTGGAGGACGATTTCACCGCCGGCTTCACCTTTCAGAACCCCAACGCGAAGGGGGCCTGCGGCTGCGGCGAGAGCTTCACGGTCTGATCGCGCTCAGAAATCCTTGGTGAAGCGCAGCGCCGCGCCGACATCGTCGTCGGCCGCGGCGATATGGCCGGGCTCGCGCCGCACATAGGCGTTGAACGACAGGCTCCCGCCCCAGAGGCCGCGGCCGTAAGCGGCCTCCACGTCGATCTCGCGGCCCGTCGGCGCGAGGCTGAAGAAGCGCTGCTGATAGCCGATCGCGCCGTCCGCGTAGGAATAGGACACCGGAACGTTGAGATCGAACCCGCCGGAGCGGACGCGGAGCGGCTGCATGACACGCAGTGCCAGCCGGTCGCCCGCGGCGAAGGCGCCGGTGCGGCCGATGTCGAACGCCCACGCGTCGGTCTTGAGCGCGCCGCCGCGCACCAGCGCGTTCGCGTCGCGGATTTCGGTCCAGCCGCGGCGGTAGCTCGCCAGCGCGTCCCACCCGCCGCCGAGATCAAGGCTCGCGGTGCCGTCGGTGAACCAGCTCGTCGCGCCGCGATTGCCGAAAGCGGAGATGAAGCGCCCGCCGAGCAGCGACCCTTCCTCGTCCAGCCGCGACATGCCGAGCGACAGATGCGCGGGGCCGAAGCGCCGGTCGGCGGTCAGCGCGCCGATGCTGTAGCGCAGTTCGCCATGATCGAGCCGCAAGCCATATTCCCACACTTTGCCGCGCTCGGTGGTGAGGGTGAGGCCGGTGCCGGCGATCGCCTGGCGCATGCCGAAACTCTGCCCCGCATCGGCGACGAAGCCGGCGCGGGTCAGCGGATCGCGCGCGACCAGAAAGGCATTCTGCTCTGCGCCGATCAGCCGTTGCTGCAACGTCCGCCCGCTCTCCGAGAAGCCGAGCGCGACCGCGGTGCCCGGCCCCAGACGGCTGATCGCATGACCGGCGAGCACGCGCGCCTCGCGGCTGTCCTCATAGCTCATCCCCATCTGCGCGAGGCCGACGATCGGCCGCCCGACGATCCGCCGGTCGACCGTGATCGAGACCGCAGTGGTGCCGTCCCCGGCCTGCCCGGTGCGGATCGTTCCGGCGAAGCCCTGCGCCAGCGGCCGTTCCGGTGCCGCGCGCGACAGGCTGGCGGCAAATTCCATCGCGAAGGCGCGCGAATAGCCATCGAGCACCACCGCGCCGATCGACGTGCCGCCCTGGCCGCCACCGGCATCGCCCATCGCGCCGGAGGCCTGGTTGGCGCCCGACAGGCTCACCACCGCTTCGCTCCCCGCGAGCCGCATCTGCCCCTGCGGCTGGAAGGCCTTGGCGATATTGAGGATGCCGCGGCCGTAGACGCCATCGGTGCCAGCGTCGCCCGCATCGTCGGCCGAATTGAGCAGAATCTGGACGATCTGCTGCCCGGTGAGATTGGGGAAGGCGCTCGCCAGCAGCGCCGCCGCGCCGCTGATCGCCGGCGCCGAAAAGGACGTGCCCGAATAGAGGAAGTTCGCGCCGGTCTGATCGAAGGTCAGCACGCGGTCGCCGAGAGCAGTCAGATAGGCGGCGGCGCCGCTCCCCGCCTGGTTGGAGAAGTCGGCGATCGTCCGCGTGCCGTTGTGCGCCCCGGCGATGATCAGCAGCCCCGGCGTGGTCGATCCCTGCAGCGTGCCGAGCGCGAGCGGATCGGGCTGCGGCGTCCCGTCATTGCCAGCCGAGATGACGACGATGATCCCCGCCGCCATCGCCCGATTGAACGCGCCGAGAAGCTGGCTGTTGGGCGCCGATCCGCCGAGCGAGATGTTGACGACGCGCGCTCCGTTGATGCGTGCCTGATCGACGCCCGCGGCGATCGCCGAATCGCTGTGGTTGCAGCCGTCCTCGGGCGAACAATTGTTCGGATCCGAGCTGTTGTAGGCGAGGATGGTCGAACCGAAGGCGACGCCGAGGATCTTCTGCCCGTCGCGCCCTGCTGCGGCGACCGCAGCGACTGCGGTGCCGTGCCCCTCGCTGTCTGAAATGCCGCGCCCGAAGCCGGCGACGTCGCCGCTGCTCGGATCGATCCGCCCCGCGAAATCGGAGAGCGCGGGGTTGATGCCGCTATCGACCACCGCGATCTTGACGCCCTGCCCGCTCGCG from Allosphingosinicella indica includes the following:
- a CDS encoding cysteine desulfurase — its product is MATLAAARPLDRVADFPAIPSGWAYLDTAATAQKPRPVIDAIARGYGETYATVHRGVYQRSAEMTLAFEAARRRVAAFIGAPAAEEIVFVRGATEGINLVAQSWGGANLQSGDRILLSALEHHSNIVPWQMIAERTGAAIDVAPLTADHRIDLDAVAAMLTERHKIVALAHVSNVLGSVLDARRAAGLAHRVGAKLLLDGCQAVPRMPVDVAALGCDFYVFSGHKLYGPTGIGVLWGRAELLDAMPPWQGGGAMIDKVSFARTTYAPPPARFEAGTPHVVGVVGLHAAIDYVTGIGLDAIAAHEAALVAETRAMLSRINAIRLFGPEDSAGIVSFGLEGVHPHDIGTILDEAQVAVRAGHHCAQPLMALLGVDATARASFGVYNGPRDVEMLGAGLERVARIFA
- a CDS encoding SUF system Fe-S cluster assembly protein; protein product: MNEERKIEVEEVAEAAKPPRARVEDAPRESAAATFERKRDYLEGFLSQKPVETAPQAVGGDLYEAVIAALKEIYDPEIPVNIYDLGLIYDVQISPENHAKVIMTLTTPHCPVAESMPGEIELRVGAVPGVGDAEVELVWDPPWDPQKMSDEAKLELGML
- a CDS encoding HesB/IscA family protein — protein: MTEVKTRARPAALTLTPAAEARIAALMAEAPAGTVGVRLSTPRRGCSGLAYSVDYVPEEKPFDEKIETPGGIFYVDGASILYLIGSVMDWVEDDFTAGFTFQNPNAKGACGCGESFTV
- a CDS encoding S8 family peptidase; this translates as MGRVTRKSVLLMSVCAAALALAGCGGGGGGARPEPIVSPPTPPPPPPPPPPPPPPPPPPPPGSSFNDAEYQRSNAARLAGALTAYEAGASGQGVKIAVVDSGINPALSDFAGRIDPSSGDVAGFGRGISDSEGHGTAVAAVAAAGRDGQKILGVAFGSTILAYNSSDPNNCSPEDGCNHSDSAIAAGVDQARINGARVVNISLGGSAPNSQLLGAFNRAMAAGIIVVISAGNDGTPQPDPLALGTLQGSTTPGLLIIAGAHNGTRTIADFSNQAGSGAAAYLTALGDRVLTFDQTGANFLYSGTSFSAPAISGAAALLASAFPNLTGQQIVQILLNSADDAGDAGTDGVYGRGILNIAKAFQPQGQMRLAGSEAVVSLSGANQASGAMGDAGGGQGGTSIGAVVLDGYSRAFAMEFAASLSRAAPERPLAQGFAGTIRTGQAGDGTTAVSITVDRRIVGRPIVGLAQMGMSYEDSREARVLAGHAISRLGPGTAVALGFSESGRTLQQRLIGAEQNAFLVARDPLTRAGFVADAGQSFGMRQAIAGTGLTLTTERGKVWEYGLRLDHGELRYSIGALTADRRFGPAHLSLGMSRLDEEGSLLGGRFISAFGNRGATSWFTDGTASLDLGGGWDALASYRRGWTEIRDANALVRGGALKTDAWAFDIGRTGAFAAGDRLALRVMQPLRVRSGGFDLNVPVSYSYADGAIGYQQRFFSLAPTGREIDVEAAYGRGLWGGSLSFNAYVRREPGHIAAADDDVGAALRFTKDF